Below is a genomic region from Rouxiella chamberiensis.
AACGCGTTACTTGTGGGTCACCGCTTTGACAATGCGATCGCCACAGAGTTGAATCAGATACACCAATACCACCAACAATACCAATACGGTGTTCATTACTGTGGCGTCGTAGCCAATATAACCATACTGATAGCCAATCTGGCCTAAACCGCCTGCCCCTACAGCACCGCCCATCGCCGAATAGCCAACCAGCGTGATAAGGGTAATGGTTGCTGCATTGACCAGCCCGGGCAGGGCTTCCGGCAGCAGCACCTTGCGGATTATCTGCATCGGCGATGCGCCCATTGCACGGGCCGCCTCCACCAGACCGCTCGGGATCTCGAGCATCGCGTTCTCGACCATACGGGCGATAAACGGCGCGGCACCGATGGTCAACGGCACAATGGCCGCCTGCAGGCCAATCGAGGTGCCGACGATAATGCGGGTAAACGGAATCATCCATACCAGCAGGATAATAAAGGGAATGGAACGGAAGATGTTAACCAGCGCAGACAGCGTCCGATACAGCTTCTTGTTCTCGGCAATCTGACCC
It encodes:
- a CDS encoding methionine ABC transporter permease MetI — its product is MSEAMMWLLGRGIWETVVMTLTSGFFGFVLGLPFGVLLYVTRPGQIAENKKLYRTLSALVNIFRSIPFIILLVWMIPFTRIIVGTSIGLQAAIVPLTIGAAPFIARMVENAMLEIPSGLVEAARAMGASPMQIIRKVLLPEALPGLVNAATITLITLVGYSAMGGAVGAGGLGQIGYQYGYIGYDATVMNTVLVLLVVLVYLIQLCGDRIVKAVTHK